TAGCCGTCGGGATTCTCCCGGTCCTGATTCTTGCGCGGACGAGCGTGCGTCACGATGAGACTTCTGTGTCTTGAAGAATTGACGAAGCGATTTTCTCTCCAGGATCTGCCCGCGCTGGACACCTTCTCCCTGAATGCGGAGCCTGGCGAGATCATCGCTCTCCTGGGGCCGAGCGGCAGTGGGAAGACCACCGCGTTGCGTCTCATCGCCGGCTTTGAAACGCCGGATGCCGGCGTGGTGCGAATTGGCGGGAAAATTATAGCTGACAAACAGATCTTTGTTCCTCCAGAGGAGCGGGGTGTGGGTATGGTTTTTCAGGAATACGCCCTATTCCCACATCTGACCGTGGAGTCAAATGTCGCGTTCGGCCTGAGGAAGCTGGACGCCACGACCCGGGCCCAACGGGTCCAGGGCATGCTCGAGACGGTGGGTCTTACCCCTTTTACATACCGCTATCCCCACGAACTGTCCGGGGGCCAGCAGCAGCGAGTGGCGTTGGCTCGAGCCCTGGCCCCCCGCCCATCCGTCCTGCTCCTCGACGAACCCTTCAGCAACTTGGATGCGGACCTGATGTCCCAAATGCACCTCGAGGTGTATACGATCCTCCGGGAGCTGGGGACCACCGCAATCTTTGTGACCCATGATCAAAAGGAAGCGTTCATGCTCGCAGACCGGGTCGGCATCTTGAACCAGGGGCGATTGGAGCAGATCGGTAGACCTGAGGAGATCTATCACCAGCCGGCGACCCGATTCGTGGCCCGCTTTGTGGGAAAGGCCGACTTCCTGCCCGGCCGCGTCACCGAGGAGGGAATCGTGACCGAGATTGGCACCCTGCCCAACTCCCCCGGCTTCGCGACAGGGGCGCATGTTGAAGTCATGATCCGTCCTGACCACATCGAGCTGCTTCCCGACCCGGCAGATAACGCCATGGTCCTCTCCCGACAGTTTCGAGGACCGGACAATCTTGTCGTGGTCCAGCTTCCCTCGGGAGCCACCATCCACAGTTACCACACGTCGACCCTCACCCTCCATCCCCGGGATCGGGTGAAGGTGGTGGCGAAGCCAGCCCACGTGGTGGCTTTTCAGGCAACCAAACCGTGGCTCTGATGCTTGCGCTCTGTGGAGAAGGGTGACCAGGGGAAAAGTAGGAAAACGTAGGGCTTAAAAAAGAAAAAGCGACTTCACCGGCCAGGCTGGCGGGCGAGGACGGTGAAGCCGCAGGCTCCTCCTCAAGGACTGAGGTCACACTCGGTCCC
Above is a genomic segment from Candidatus Methylomirabilota bacterium containing:
- a CDS encoding ABC transporter ATP-binding protein; protein product: MRLLCLEELTKRFSLQDLPALDTFSLNAEPGEIIALLGPSGSGKTTALRLIAGFETPDAGVVRIGGKIIADKQIFVPPEERGVGMVFQEYALFPHLTVESNVAFGLRKLDATTRAQRVQGMLETVGLTPFTYRYPHELSGGQQQRVALARALAPRPSVLLLDEPFSNLDADLMSQMHLEVYTILRELGTTAIFVTHDQKEAFMLADRVGILNQGRLEQIGRPEEIYHQPATRFVARFVGKADFLPGRVTEEGIVTEIGTLPNSPGFATGAHVEVMIRPDHIELLPDPADNAMVLSRQFRGPDNLVVVQLPSGATIHSYHTSTLTLHPRDRVKVVAKPAHVVAFQATKPWL